The sequence below is a genomic window from Streptosporangium lutulentum.
CCCGCAGCGCTGACCAGCAGCGTTACGGACCCATTGCCCCTTTCGCTCGTATCCCGGCGGCCCCCCTCAGTGGACGGAGAGTCCTCCGTCCACGCAGATGGTCTGGCCGGTGAGGTAGGCGCCGGCGTGGCTTGCGAGGAGGACGGCGATGCCGGCGAAGTCGGTGGGGGTGCCGTTGCGGCCGGTCATGGTGCGGGCGGCGAGGGCTTCGGTGCGGCCGGGGATGGCTTGTGCGGGTTGGGTGAGGGGGGTGAGGACGAAGCCGGGGACGATGGTGTTGGCGCAGACGCCGTGGGGTGACCAGGCTTCGGCTTGGGAGCGGGTGAGGCCGGTGATGGCGGCTTTGGAGATGCCGTAGGCGCCGCTGTTTCCGAAGGCGCTGATGGATTGCTGGGAGCCGATGTTGATGATGCGGCCCCAGCCGCGCCTGGCCATGCGGGGGCCGAAGTGTTGTCCGAGGAGGTAGGGGGCGGTGATGTTGACGGCCATGGTCTGTTCGTAGTCGTCGGGGGTGAGGTCGTTCATGGGGTGGCGGATGTTGTTGGCGGCGTTGTTGACGAGGATGTCGATGTCGCCGAAGGGGGTGGTGGCTTGGTGGCAGAGGCGGGTGATGTCGTCGCGGTTGGCGAGGTCGGCGCTGATGGGTGCGGCTTGGATGCCGAGGTTGTGGAGGTTTTGGGTGGCTTCGTGAAGTTCTTTGGGGCGGCGGGCGGCGAGGATGACGGAGGCGCCGGCGCGGCCGAGGGCTTGGGCGATGGCGTGTCCGATGCCGGAGCTCGCGCCGGTGACGAGGGCGACGCGGCCGGTGAGGGAGAAGAGGTCGTCGAGGTACCCAGACATGCCAATGGAACCTATCATCCCACCTTTGGGCGGTGCTGGTTCATGGGGAGGTGGCGTGGTCCTGGATCGTTTCCATCTGCAGGGCGATGGCGGTGTCCTGGAGTTTGTCCATGACGGTGAAGAGGTCGTGCAGGGTGGCGGTGTCGAGGCGCTGGAGGAGGCGCCGGAAGTCGGCGAGGCCGGTGTCGGCGATCTGCTCGGTGAGGGTGCGCCCGGCGGGGGTGAGTTCGACGCGGCGGACGCGGCGGTCGTGGGCGTCCTCGCGGCGGGCGACGAGGCCGTGGCCGACGAGGCGGTCGACGATGCCGGTGACGGTGCCGAGTCCGACGCCGAGGTGATGGGCGAGATCCTGTCCGGAGGCGGAGTCGCGGTGGGAGAGGATCATGACGACTTTGAGCTGGCGCATGGTCAGGTTGGAGTCGAAGAGGGGCGAGGAGGAGCGGTTCTGGGCGATGAGTCGTCCCAGGTCGCGTTGCATTTCACCGATCTGGTCGATCAGCCGGTCCCGTTCGTCGTCCACACTCACCTCTCGCTTCCTGAGAAGGTTATCAGGATCACACGGCAACGTTAAATATTCGTATAAAGCGAAGTGTTAGTCTGGGGCGAATCTTATGATGACGTCCCCCTAGGAGCCCGCCCCCATGACCGCCCTGGCCAGGTTGAGCCTTGCCAACCGCAGCCTCGTCATAATGATCGCGCTGGTGTTGAGCGCGTTCGGCGCCTTCGCGATCCCCTCGCTGAAACAACAGCTGCTG
It includes:
- a CDS encoding SDR family NAD(P)-dependent oxidoreductase, which produces MSGYLDDLFSLTGRVALVTGASSGIGHAIAQALGRAGASVILAARRPKELHEATQNLHNLGIQAAPISADLANRDDITRLCHQATTPFGDIDILVNNAANNIRHPMNDLTPDDYEQTMAVNITAPYLLGQHFGPRMARRGWGRIINIGSQQSISAFGNSGAYGISKAAITGLTRSQAEAWSPHGVCANTIVPGFVLTPLTQPAQAIPGRTEALAARTMTGRNGTPTDFAGIAVLLASHAGAYLTGQTICVDGGLSVH
- a CDS encoding MarR family winged helix-turn-helix transcriptional regulator, whose protein sequence is MSVDDERDRLIDQIGEMQRDLGRLIAQNRSSSPLFDSNLTMRQLKVVMILSHRDSASGQDLAHHLGVGLGTVTGIVDRLVGHGLVARREDAHDRRVRRVELTPAGRTLTEQIADTGLADFRRLLQRLDTATLHDLFTVMDKLQDTAIALQMETIQDHATSP